A window from Fodinibius salicampi encodes these proteins:
- a CDS encoding energy transducer TonB, which translates to MSKQGSRKTAEADLRNYYTLFLELGLLAVLLIFVVATKIDFRASQQDVNLTQEQEVVQMEEVIQTKQEEMPPPPPKPQVPVEVPNDEVIEDQEINLDADLNFDEPLDMPPPPAEEEEEEEDFFVAVEQMPELIGGLAELQQKINYPERAKRAGIDGRVIIQFIVTETGDVEDPKVIRGIGGGCDQEALRVVKEAKFQPGRQRGKPVRVQYSLPIIFRLQN; encoded by the coding sequence ATGTCAAAACAAGGAAGCAGAAAAACTGCCGAAGCAGATCTGCGTAATTACTATACACTTTTTTTGGAACTTGGACTTTTGGCTGTCCTTCTCATCTTTGTTGTAGCTACAAAAATTGATTTCCGGGCATCTCAGCAGGATGTCAACCTAACACAAGAGCAGGAAGTAGTTCAAATGGAAGAGGTCATTCAGACTAAGCAGGAAGAAATGCCCCCACCACCGCCCAAACCACAGGTACCGGTAGAGGTTCCCAACGATGAAGTCATTGAAGACCAGGAAATTAACCTGGATGCTGACTTAAATTTTGATGAGCCGCTGGATATGCCGCCGCCTCCCGCAGAGGAAGAAGAGGAGGAAGAGGATTTCTTTGTAGCCGTGGAACAGATGCCTGAACTGATTGGCGGGTTGGCCGAGCTGCAACAAAAGATAAACTATCCCGAGCGGGCAAAACGCGCCGGAATAGATGGCCGGGTTATTATTCAGTTTATTGTGACTGAAACCGGTGATGTAGAAGACCCCAAAGTTATTCGCGGCATTGGCGGCGGATGCGATCAGGAAGCCCTGAGAGTAGTGAAGGAAGCGAAGTTTCAGCCTGGACGTCAACGCGGCAAGCCCGTACGTGTCCAGTACAGCCTTCCTATTATATTCCGCCTGCAAAACTAA
- a CDS encoding energy transducer TonB, which yields MSIQERKEPESDLRKYYTVFLQLGLVAVLLLFIVAMKVEFVADSPDTDLTEEQEVVEMEEVIQTQQEETPPPPPKPQVPVEVPNDEIIEDQEINLDADMNLNEPLDMPPPPEEEEEEEEDFFVAVEQMPELIGGLAELQQKINYPERAKRAGIEGRVIVQFIVTEDGNVEDPKVVRGIGGGADQEALRVVKQAKFKPGRQRGEPVRVQYSLPIIYRLQN from the coding sequence ATGAGTATACAAGAAAGAAAAGAACCCGAATCCGATTTAAGGAAGTATTACACGGTCTTTCTTCAGTTGGGACTTGTGGCAGTATTGCTGCTTTTTATTGTAGCAATGAAAGTGGAATTTGTCGCAGATAGTCCGGATACGGATCTCACCGAAGAGCAGGAAGTGGTTGAGATGGAGGAAGTCATCCAAACACAGCAAGAGGAAACCCCTCCCCCCCCGCCCAAGCCACAGGTGCCGGTAGAAGTGCCTAACGACGAGATCATTGAAGACCAGGAAATTAACCTGGATGCCGACATGAACCTAAATGAACCGCTGGATATGCCGCCACCTCCCGAGGAGGAAGAAGAGGAGGAAGAGGATTTCTTTGTAGCGGTAGAACAGATGCCCGAACTGATTGGCGGGTTGGCCGAGCTGCAACAAAAGATAAACTATCCCGAGCGGGCAAAACGTGCCGGAATAGAAGGTCGTGTTATCGTCCAGTTTATTGTAACTGAAGATGGAAATGTAGAAGACCCCAAGGTTGTTCGGGGCATTGGCGGCGGGGCTGATCAAGAGGCCCTTCGCGTGGTCAAACAGGCGAAGTTTAAGCCCGGGCGCCAACGTGGAGAACCGGTACGCGTTCAATACAGCTTGCCTATTATCTACCGTCTGCAAAACTAG
- a CDS encoding VanZ family protein encodes MKPTALYTFLANNTYLLVTAIVGLTILMLALMLLPAETFSHSKLFSYDKIGHFLLFGSWTLLLGLYHNIALSGNTSIWIIFLIGTFFGIFVEFLQYSLPALNRHADVYDILFDAGGCLVAVFLLQKIIPEE; translated from the coding sequence ATGAAACCTACCGCGCTTTACACTTTTCTGGCAAATAATACCTATCTCCTGGTAACCGCTATAGTAGGACTCACTATATTAATGCTGGCCCTTATGCTGCTGCCGGCCGAGACGTTCTCCCACAGTAAGTTATTTAGCTACGACAAGATCGGCCACTTTCTTCTGTTTGGGAGCTGGACGCTTTTGCTCGGACTTTATCACAATATTGCTCTCTCGGGCAACACAAGTATCTGGATCATCTTTCTCATTGGCACCTTTTTCGGAATATTTGTAGAGTTCCTCCAATATAGCCTTCCCGCCCTGAACCGCCATGCCGATGTTTATGACATCCTTTTTGATGCGGGCGGCTGCCTGGTTGCGGTCTTTCTCCTCCAAAAAATAATCCCTGAAGAATAA
- a CDS encoding energy transducer TonB yields MDYRRKEPTANLRTYYTIFLQIAVIAVLLIFIVATKIEFQSSQQNVNLVEEQEVLEMEEVIQTDQEEIPAPPPKPQVPVEVPNDEIIEDQEINLDADMNLNDPLDMPPPPDEEEEEEEDFFMAVEEMPKIKGGQEWLYDNVEYPERARKSNIEGRVTVQFIVTENGKVEDPKVIRGIGGGCDQAALEVIKKAEFTPGRQRGKPVRVKMSQPIVFRLTN; encoded by the coding sequence ATGGATTATCGACGAAAAGAACCCACAGCTAATCTCAGAACATACTATACTATTTTCCTTCAAATTGCAGTTATAGCTGTTTTGCTCATTTTCATTGTGGCTACCAAAATAGAATTCCAGTCCTCTCAGCAAAACGTAAATTTAGTCGAAGAACAGGAAGTGCTTGAAATGGAGGAAGTCATCCAAACAGATCAAGAGGAGATACCTGCTCCCCCGCCCAAGCCACAGGTACCGGTAGAAGTGCCTAACGACGAGATCATTGAAGACCAGGAAATTAACCTGGATGCCGACATGAACCTGAATGACCCGCTGGATATGCCGCCCCCCCCCGACGAGGAAGAAGAGGAGGAAGAGGATTTCTTTATGGCCGTGGAGGAGATGCCTAAAATTAAAGGCGGACAAGAGTGGTTGTATGACAATGTAGAATATCCGGAGCGCGCTAGAAAGTCGAACATTGAAGGAAGGGTTACGGTTCAGTTTATCGTAACCGAAAACGGTAAAGTAGAAGACCCCAAAGTTATCCGCGGTATTGGCGGCGGATGCGACCAGGCGGCGCTGGAGGTTATCAAAAAAGCCGAATTTACGCCGGGACGTCAGCGCGGCAAACCGGTGCGGGTTAAAATGTCCCAGCCAATAGTTTTCCGATTAACAAACTAA